One Pseudomonas tolaasii NCPPB 2192 genomic window carries:
- a CDS encoding enoyl-CoA hydratase/isomerase family protein: protein MTTDSPVLTQVQAGVAWITLNRGSQRNALDIPTLKHLHRLLDAFNVDPAVRAVVLTASGRSFCAGADLAEWADAEARGALETYGWTETAHALMTRLHTLDKPTLAAINGTAVGAGMDLTLCCDLRIAAQSARFKAGYTGMAYSPDAGASWHLPRLIGIEQAKRLLFLDELWSAERALAAGLVGEVVADDQLHAHTAELAARLAKGPTFAFAQTKTLIREGAARNLPEQLLAELAAGLLCGRSADGAEALRASTEKRPPIFSGQ, encoded by the coding sequence ATGACCACCGATTCGCCCGTGCTCACTCAAGTGCAAGCAGGCGTTGCCTGGATCACCCTCAACCGTGGCTCGCAACGCAATGCGCTGGACATTCCGACCCTCAAACACCTGCACCGCCTGCTCGACGCGTTCAACGTCGACCCTGCCGTGCGCGCCGTGGTGCTCACCGCCAGCGGGCGCAGTTTCTGCGCCGGTGCGGACCTCGCCGAATGGGCCGATGCCGAAGCCCGTGGCGCCCTGGAAACCTACGGCTGGACCGAAACCGCCCACGCGCTGATGACCCGCCTGCACACCCTCGACAAACCCACCCTTGCCGCCATCAACGGCACCGCCGTCGGCGCCGGCATGGACCTGACCCTGTGCTGCGACCTGCGTATCGCCGCGCAATCAGCCCGGTTCAAAGCCGGTTACACAGGCATGGCTTACTCGCCGGACGCCGGTGCCAGCTGGCATTTGCCGCGGCTGATTGGCATCGAGCAAGCCAAGCGTCTGCTGTTTCTCGATGAGCTATGGAGTGCCGAGCGCGCCCTGGCCGCCGGGCTGGTGGGTGAAGTGGTCGCCGACGACCAACTGCATGCCCATACCGCCGAGTTGGCCGCGCGCCTGGCCAAAGGCCCGACCTTTGCCTTCGCCCAGACCAAAACCCTGATCCGCGAAGGCGCCGCGCGCAATCTGCCCGAACAACTGCTGGCCGAACTGGCTGCGGGCCTGTTGTGTGGCCGCAGCGCCGATGGTGCCGAAGCGTTGCGCGCATCCACGGAAAAACGCCCCCCGATTTTCTCCGGCCAATAA
- a CDS encoding ABC transporter permease, translated as MNSLLKLILQRLALGLLSLFAVSVIIFLAVGMLPGDIAQAMLGQSATPDTVAAFRAQLGLDLPPFTRFAQWLLRLLHGDLGVSLANQRPIADLIGARLGNTLRLAALAALVSVPTALVLGMLAALYRNSWFDRLLNTSALSAVSFPEFFVAYLLILLFSVKLAWFPSLSNLAPEASFGTILDRSVLPVATLSLVVIAQMMRMTRASLINLLASPYIEMARLKGISQARIIWKHALPNALAPIVNVIALNLAYLVVGVVVVEVVFVYPGLGQLLVDSVSKRDIPVVQACSLVFAATYILLNTGADVLSIASNPRLMHPKG; from the coding sequence ATGAATAGTTTGTTGAAACTGATCCTGCAGCGCCTCGCCCTCGGCCTGCTCTCACTGTTCGCTGTTTCGGTGATCATCTTCCTCGCCGTCGGCATGCTGCCCGGCGACATCGCCCAGGCCATGCTCGGCCAGTCCGCCACGCCGGACACCGTGGCCGCATTTCGCGCGCAACTGGGGCTGGATCTGCCGCCGTTCACGCGCTTTGCACAATGGCTGCTGCGCCTGTTGCACGGGGACTTGGGCGTGTCTCTGGCCAACCAGCGGCCTATCGCCGACCTGATCGGCGCGCGTTTGGGCAACACGTTGCGCCTGGCGGCACTGGCGGCGCTGGTTTCTGTGCCGACCGCGCTGGTGCTGGGCATGCTGGCCGCGCTGTATCGCAACAGCTGGTTCGACCGCCTGCTCAATACCTCGGCGCTGAGCGCGGTGTCGTTCCCGGAGTTCTTTGTTGCCTACCTGCTGATTTTGCTGTTCTCGGTGAAGCTGGCATGGTTTCCCAGCCTGTCCAACCTGGCCCCGGAGGCGTCGTTCGGCACGATCCTGGATCGCTCGGTACTGCCGGTGGCGACCCTGAGTCTGGTGGTGATCGCGCAGATGATGCGCATGACCCGCGCCTCGCTGATCAACCTGCTGGCCAGTCCGTACATCGAAATGGCGCGGCTCAAGGGCATCAGCCAGGCGCGGATTATCTGGAAGCATGCGCTGCCCAATGCACTGGCGCCGATCGTCAATGTGATCGCGCTGAACCTGGCGTACCTGGTGGTCGGCGTGGTGGTGGTCGAAGTGGTCTTCGTCTATCCGGGGCTTGGCCAGTTGCTGGTGGATTCGGTGTCCAAACGCGACATCCCGGTGGTACAGGCGTGCAGCCTGGTGTTTGCCGCCACTTACATCCTGCTCAATACCGGCGCTGACGTGTTGTCCATTGCCAGTAACCCACGCCTGATGCATCCGAAGGGGTAG
- a CDS encoding 5-guanidino-2-oxopentanoate decarboxylase, whose product MHDKTLTGGQALVRLLANYGVDTVFGIPGVHTLELYRGLPGSGIRHVLTRHEQGAGFMADGYARVSGKPGVCFVITGPGVTNAATAIGQAYADSIPMLVISSVNSTASLGKGWGILHETQDQRAITAPITAFSAVASSAEDLPELVARAYAVFDSERPRPVHVSVPLDVLAAPVKRDWSHEVVRRPGRGLPSAEALEQAVARLSAARRPMIIAGGGALDAGEALQRLSTRLAAPLFTSVAGKGLLPTNDPLNAGATLCTEPGWQLISEADVVLAVGTEMADTDYWRERLPITGELLRVDIDPRKFNDFYPCAVALRGDAHQTLLALLERLPATPRNAQAPREKVAALLQAVELGHGPLQAIHQAILDRIEAELPSDAFISSDMTQLAYTGNYAYQSRAPRSWLHPTGYGTLGYGLPAGIGAKFGAPQRPGLVLVGDGGFLYTAQELATAVEELHSPLVVLLWNNDALGQIRDDMLNLDIEPIGVLPRNPDFALFAQAFGCTVNQPRNLDELQTDLRNGFKRNGVTLIELKHACAC is encoded by the coding sequence ATGCACGATAAAACCCTGACCGGCGGCCAGGCGCTGGTGCGTTTGCTGGCCAACTATGGCGTCGATACCGTGTTCGGCATTCCGGGCGTGCATACGCTGGAGCTGTATCGCGGCCTGCCCGGCAGTGGCATCCGCCACGTGCTTACGCGTCATGAACAGGGCGCAGGCTTTATGGCCGACGGTTACGCGCGGGTCAGCGGCAAGCCGGGGGTGTGCTTTGTGATCACCGGCCCCGGTGTGACCAACGCCGCCACGGCGATTGGCCAGGCGTATGCTGACTCGATTCCGATGCTGGTGATTTCCAGCGTCAACAGCACCGCCAGCCTCGGCAAGGGCTGGGGCATTCTGCATGAGACCCAGGACCAGCGCGCGATCACGGCGCCGATCACCGCATTTTCAGCGGTGGCTTCCAGCGCCGAGGATTTGCCCGAACTGGTCGCACGCGCCTATGCGGTGTTCGACAGCGAACGGCCACGGCCCGTGCATGTTTCAGTGCCGCTGGATGTACTGGCCGCGCCGGTAAAAAGAGACTGGAGCCACGAGGTGGTGCGCCGTCCGGGGCGTGGCCTGCCTTCAGCCGAGGCGCTGGAACAGGCCGTTGCCCGACTCTCGGCTGCCAGGCGCCCAATGATCATCGCAGGTGGGGGCGCGCTTGACGCTGGCGAGGCACTGCAGCGTTTGAGTACGCGGTTGGCTGCGCCCTTGTTCACCAGCGTGGCGGGCAAGGGGCTGCTGCCGACCAACGACCCGCTGAATGCCGGCGCCACCTTGTGCACCGAGCCCGGCTGGCAGTTGATCAGCGAGGCGGATGTGGTGCTGGCCGTCGGCACGGAAATGGCCGATACCGATTATTGGCGCGAGCGTTTGCCCATCACCGGCGAGCTGTTGCGGGTTGATATCGACCCGCGCAAGTTCAATGATTTCTACCCCTGCGCGGTGGCGTTGCGCGGCGACGCCCATCAGACGCTGCTGGCTTTGCTGGAGCGCTTGCCCGCCACGCCGCGCAACGCGCAGGCACCCCGTGAAAAAGTCGCGGCATTGCTGCAGGCCGTCGAGCTGGGCCATGGCCCGTTGCAGGCCATCCACCAGGCCATTCTCGACCGCATTGAAGCCGAACTGCCCAGCGACGCCTTCATCAGCAGCGACATGACCCAACTCGCTTACACCGGCAACTACGCCTACCAGAGCCGCGCGCCACGCAGCTGGTTGCACCCCACCGGTTACGGCACGTTGGGTTACGGCCTGCCGGCGGGCATCGGCGCCAAGTTCGGTGCGCCGCAGCGGCCGGGACTGGTACTGGTGGGCGACGGCGGCTTTCTTTACACCGCCCAGGAACTGGCAACCGCCGTGGAAGAACTGCACAGCCCGCTGGTGGTGTTGCTGTGGAACAACGACGCACTCGGCCAGATCCGCGACGACATGCTCAACCTGGATATCGAGCCCATCGGCGTGCTGCCGCGCAACCCGGATTTCGCGCTGTTCGCCCAGGCGTTTGGCTGCACGGTGAACCAGCCGAGGAACCTGGATGAATTGCAGACGGACTTGCGCAACGGCTTCAAACGCAACGGCGTGACCCTGATCGAGTTGAAACATGCCTGTGCCTGTTGA
- a CDS encoding ABC transporter permease: MSLLTHLAKAPLSARFGLLIILLYIAVALFAPLLAPYGETQVVGEGFAPWSGQFLLGTDNLGRDMFSRLVYGARNTLGIAFLTTALAFLLGGLSGLVAAIKGGWIDQGLSRVVDVLMAIPQLIFALLILSVVGTNATSLVLVIALLDSTRVFRLSRAVAMTVVVQDFVEAARLRGEGLWWLVTREVLPNAAAPLIAEFGLRFCFVFLFISALSFLGLGIQPPTADWGSMVRDNAVLITFGDISPLLPALAVALITVSVNFVVDWMLHKSSGLKEC; the protein is encoded by the coding sequence ATGAGCCTGTTGACCCACTTGGCCAAGGCGCCGTTGAGCGCCAGGTTCGGCCTGCTGATCATTCTGTTGTACATCGCCGTAGCGCTGTTTGCACCGCTGCTGGCGCCCTATGGCGAAACCCAGGTGGTGGGCGAGGGCTTTGCGCCGTGGAGCGGCCAGTTCCTGCTGGGCACGGATAATTTGGGCCGCGATATGTTCAGCCGTCTGGTCTACGGCGCGCGCAACACCCTGGGCATTGCGTTCCTGACGACTGCACTGGCGTTTTTGCTGGGCGGCTTGAGTGGCCTGGTGGCGGCGATCAAGGGTGGCTGGATCGACCAGGGGCTGTCGCGGGTGGTGGATGTGCTGATGGCGATCCCGCAACTGATCTTCGCCTTGTTGATTCTCAGCGTGGTAGGCACTAACGCGACGTCGCTGGTGTTGGTGATTGCGCTGCTGGATTCGACACGGGTGTTCCGCCTCTCTCGCGCCGTGGCGATGACCGTGGTGGTGCAGGATTTTGTCGAAGCCGCGCGCCTGCGAGGTGAGGGCCTGTGGTGGCTGGTCACCCGTGAAGTGCTGCCCAATGCTGCCGCGCCGCTGATTGCCGAATTCGGCCTGCGGTTTTGTTTTGTGTTCCTGTTTATCAGCGCGCTGTCGTTCCTCGGCCTGGGCATTCAGCCGCCCACTGCCGACTGGGGCAGCATGGTGCGCGACAACGCAGTGTTGATCACCTTCGGCGATATCAGCCCGTTGCTGCCGGCGCTGGCGGTGGCGTTGATCACCGTCAGCGTGAATTTTGTCGTCGACTGGATGCTGCATAAATCCAGCGGCCTGAAGGAGTGTTGA
- a CDS encoding acyl-CoA dehydrogenase family protein, which yields MNFQLSQEQDMLVDAVRSFVAKELLPHEETVDRADEVSPQLAAQIRDKAIAAGFYAFNMPEEVGGGGLDYVSQALIERELSKVSWALHVFVARPSKILMACTGAQIGDYLLPCVQGRKIDCFALTEPGAGSDANAIKTRAVRSGDDFVINGSKHFISHAGHADFAIVFAVTDTYEHNGRQRNAVTSFLVDRGTPGMTIRRGPKCVSNRGYHTYEMFFDDCRVPASKVLGEVGKGWEVANAWLTAGRVMVAANCVGQAQRALEVSLQWAADRKQFGQPIGTYQGVSFKLADMATQIRAAELLTLHTAWKMDQGSMTDGEAGMAKLFASETLGKVADEAVQIFGGMGLMDEGPVERIWRNARIERIWEGTSEIQRHIIARELLRPLLR from the coding sequence ATGAATTTCCAGCTCAGCCAAGAACAAGACATGTTGGTGGACGCGGTTCGCAGTTTTGTCGCCAAGGAATTGTTGCCCCACGAGGAAACCGTGGACCGCGCCGATGAGGTCTCGCCACAGCTGGCGGCACAGATTCGTGACAAGGCGATCGCTGCCGGTTTCTACGCGTTCAACATGCCGGAGGAAGTCGGCGGAGGCGGCTTGGACTATGTGTCCCAGGCCTTGATCGAACGGGAGTTGTCGAAGGTTTCATGGGCACTGCATGTGTTTGTCGCGCGGCCCTCAAAAATCCTCATGGCCTGTACCGGTGCGCAGATCGGGGACTACCTGTTGCCCTGCGTTCAGGGCCGGAAAATCGACTGTTTCGCCCTGACCGAACCGGGCGCAGGCTCCGACGCCAACGCGATCAAGACCCGCGCCGTGCGCAGCGGCGACGACTTCGTGATCAACGGCAGCAAGCACTTTATCAGTCACGCCGGCCATGCCGACTTCGCCATTGTGTTCGCAGTGACCGACACCTACGAACACAACGGCCGCCAGCGCAATGCGGTGACTTCATTTCTGGTGGATCGCGGCACCCCCGGCATGACCATCCGCCGTGGCCCCAAGTGCGTGAGCAACCGCGGCTATCACACCTATGAAATGTTCTTCGACGATTGCCGCGTTCCGGCGTCCAAAGTCCTTGGCGAAGTCGGCAAAGGCTGGGAGGTGGCCAACGCCTGGCTCACCGCCGGCCGCGTGATGGTCGCCGCCAACTGCGTCGGCCAGGCCCAGCGTGCGCTGGAGGTGTCGCTGCAATGGGCGGCGGACCGCAAACAGTTCGGCCAGCCCATCGGCACCTATCAAGGCGTGAGCTTCAAGCTGGCCGATATGGCCACGCAAATTCGTGCTGCCGAACTGCTGACCCTGCACACCGCCTGGAAAATGGATCAAGGCAGCATGACCGACGGCGAAGCCGGCATGGCCAAGCTGTTCGCCAGTGAAACCCTGGGCAAGGTCGCCGACGAAGCCGTGCAGATTTTCGGCGGCATGGGCTTGATGGATGAGGGCCCTGTGGAACGCATCTGGCGCAACGCGCGGATCGAACGGATCTGGGAAGGCACCTCGGAAATCCAGCGCCATATCATCGCCCGCGAACTGTTGCGGCCACTGTTGCGCTGA
- a CDS encoding ABC transporter substrate-binding protein — MSENNNKMTQAMHRRDFLKHSAVAGAVAAALSMGLPLHAFAEEAVPKSGGVLRLGLAGGSTTDSRDPGSWVDTFTFVGFSAVYNTLTEIAVDGTAIPELAERFESTPDARVWTFHLRPGVTFHNGKGLTVEDVVVSINHHLSKDSTSAAKTVLGDVASVSAKGSDAVVFELHSGNADFAYVVADYHLVIMPAKDGAADWQAGVGTSGYRLKSFEPGVRMDLERNPDYWKPGRAHFASAELLAIADGAARVNALVTGQVDVINKVDLKTVALLKRNPGLVIEETKGAQHYTFPMLCDSNEFKNNDIRLAMKHAINRETLLASVLHGYGLVGNDHPIQPGSRFINAALEQRAYDPDKSRFYLRKAGVDTLKVRLQASDAAYTGAVDASVLFKEQARQAGIDIDVVREPADGFFSNVWMKQPFTTSFWYSSLTADRMFSIGYAKGAAWNETHWDNARFNQLLTAARGEMNAPLRQEMYNEMQALCRDDGGAIVPLFASSVAARSNRVAHGPLTAPYGELDGLRLIERWWQA; from the coding sequence ATGAGCGAAAACAACAACAAAATGACTCAAGCGATGCACCGACGGGACTTTCTCAAACACAGCGCCGTGGCTGGCGCGGTGGCGGCCGCGTTGTCCATGGGCCTGCCGCTGCACGCTTTTGCCGAAGAGGCGGTGCCAAAATCCGGGGGCGTGCTGCGCCTGGGCCTGGCCGGTGGCAGCACCACCGATTCCCGCGACCCTGGTTCCTGGGTCGATACCTTCACCTTTGTCGGCTTCTCGGCGGTGTACAACACCCTGACTGAAATTGCCGTCGACGGCACCGCCATTCCCGAGCTCGCTGAGCGATTTGAATCCACGCCGGATGCGCGGGTGTGGACCTTCCATTTACGCCCTGGTGTGACCTTCCACAACGGCAAGGGCCTGACGGTTGAAGATGTGGTGGTGTCGATCAACCATCACCTGAGCAAAGACTCCACTTCAGCGGCCAAAACCGTGCTGGGTGATGTCGCCAGCGTCAGCGCCAAGGGCAGTGATGCGGTGGTGTTTGAGCTGCATTCGGGCAATGCCGACTTCGCTTACGTGGTCGCCGACTACCACTTGGTGATCATGCCCGCCAAGGACGGCGCCGCCGACTGGCAGGCCGGCGTGGGCACCAGCGGCTATCGCCTGAAAAGCTTCGAACCCGGCGTGCGCATGGATCTGGAACGCAACCCGGACTACTGGAAGCCGGGCCGGGCGCATTTCGCCAGCGCCGAGTTGTTGGCGATTGCCGACGGCGCCGCCAGGGTCAACGCGCTGGTGACCGGGCAGGTGGACGTGATCAACAAGGTCGACTTGAAAACCGTGGCTTTGCTCAAGCGCAACCCGGGCCTTGTGATCGAGGAAACCAAAGGCGCCCAGCACTACACCTTCCCGATGCTGTGTGACAGCAACGAATTCAAGAACAACGACATCCGCCTGGCGATGAAGCACGCGATCAACCGCGAAACCCTGCTGGCGTCGGTGCTGCATGGCTATGGCCTGGTGGGCAACGACCATCCGATCCAGCCCGGCAGCCGCTTTATTAACGCGGCCCTGGAGCAACGCGCCTACGACCCGGACAAGTCGCGCTTCTACCTGCGCAAGGCTGGCGTGGACACCCTCAAGGTGCGCCTGCAAGCGTCCGATGCCGCCTACACCGGCGCGGTAGATGCATCGGTGTTGTTCAAGGAACAGGCGCGCCAGGCCGGTATCGACATTGACGTGGTGCGCGAGCCGGCTGATGGCTTTTTTTCCAACGTGTGGATGAAGCAGCCGTTCACCACCTCGTTCTGGTACAGCAGCCTGACGGCCGATCGCATGTTCAGCATCGGCTACGCCAAAGGCGCGGCCTGGAACGAAACCCATTGGGACAATGCGCGTTTCAATCAATTGCTGACCGCTGCCCGTGGCGAGATGAACGCGCCCTTGCGCCAGGAGATGTACAACGAAATGCAGGCGCTGTGCCGCGACGACGGCGGCGCGATTGTGCCGTTGTTTGCCAGTTCGGTGGCGGCACGCTCGAACCGCGTCGCCCATGGACCTCTGACCGCGCCCTATGGCGAGCTGGATGGGCTTCGGCTGATCGAAAGGTGGTGGCAAGCATAG
- a CDS encoding ABC transporter ATP-binding protein: MDTPLLEIRNLQIEGHYEDAWHPLIKGIDLTLQRGEVLGLIGESGAGKSTLGLAAMGYARDGCRITGGSVCFDGIELLQARPETLRKLRGLRIAYVAQSAAASFNPAHRLIDQHVETAVINAGISRAQAEREAVALYRVLRLPNPETIGQRYPHQVSGGQLQRVMTAMAMACHPDLIIFDEPTTALDVTTQIEVLAAIRDAVKTFGSAALYISHDLAVVAQMADRIMVLRHGKLVEEADTRSMLSQPQQDYTKSLWAVRSFRTEPKACPTQDVPLLEVRRVSASYGHQPVLHDVSMKLYRGQTLAVIGESGSGKSSTARLITGLLPATAGQVLYDGEALPVDFRRRSKEQLRRIQMIYQIPDTALNPRQRIVDIIGRPLTFYLGLKGKAMRARVAELLEMIELDPAVFMERQPRELSGGQKQRICIARALAADPQLIICDEVTSALDQLVAEGVLKLLNRIQQQLGVAYLFITHDVATVRAIADEVVVMQRGRVVDQGSRSAIFTPPYQDYTGLLFSSEPEMDPDWLDHLLAQRAAPTV, translated from the coding sequence ATGGACACGCCATTGCTGGAAATCCGCAACCTGCAGATCGAAGGGCATTACGAGGACGCCTGGCACCCGCTGATCAAGGGCATCGACTTGACCTTGCAGCGCGGCGAAGTGCTGGGGTTGATCGGCGAGTCCGGCGCGGGCAAGTCCACCCTGGGGCTGGCGGCCATGGGCTATGCGCGGGATGGTTGCCGCATCACCGGAGGGTCGGTGTGTTTTGACGGCATTGAATTGCTGCAGGCCAGGCCCGAGACGCTGCGTAAATTGCGCGGCTTGCGCATCGCCTATGTGGCGCAAAGCGCGGCGGCCTCCTTCAACCCGGCGCATCGTTTGATTGACCAGCATGTCGAAACGGCAGTGATCAACGCAGGTATCAGCCGCGCCCAGGCCGAGCGCGAGGCGGTGGCGTTGTACCGCGTGCTGCGTTTGCCGAACCCGGAAACCATCGGCCAGCGTTATCCCCATCAAGTTTCCGGTGGGCAGTTGCAACGGGTGATGACGGCGATGGCGATGGCCTGTCATCCGGACCTGATCATCTTCGACGAACCCACCACGGCCCTCGATGTGACCACCCAGATCGAAGTGCTGGCGGCGATTCGCGATGCGGTGAAAACCTTTGGCAGCGCCGCGCTGTACATCAGCCACGACCTGGCGGTGGTTGCGCAAATGGCCGACCGCATCATGGTGTTGCGCCACGGCAAGCTGGTGGAAGAGGCTGACACTCGCAGCATGCTCAGCCAGCCGCAGCAGGACTACACCAAATCCCTGTGGGCGGTGCGCAGCTTTAGGACCGAGCCCAAGGCTTGCCCGACACAGGACGTACCGTTGCTGGAAGTGCGGCGGGTGAGTGCCAGCTACGGGCACCAGCCGGTGCTGCATGACGTGTCGATGAAGCTGTATCGCGGCCAGACCCTGGCGGTGATCGGCGAATCCGGCAGCGGCAAAAGCTCGACCGCGCGCCTGATCACCGGGCTGCTGCCGGCCACGGCGGGGCAGGTGCTGTATGACGGCGAGGCGTTGCCGGTGGACTTTCGGCGGCGCAGCAAGGAGCAATTGCGGCGCATCCAGATGATCTACCAGATCCCCGACACCGCGCTGAACCCGCGCCAGCGCATCGTCGACATCATCGGCCGCCCGCTGACGTTTTACCTGGGCCTGAAGGGCAAGGCGATGCGCGCGCGGGTGGCCGAGTTGCTGGAAATGATCGAGCTGGACCCGGCGGTGTTCATGGAGCGCCAGCCGCGCGAGCTGTCCGGCGGACAGAAGCAGCGCATCTGTATCGCCCGTGCCCTGGCGGCCGACCCGCAGTTGATCATTTGCGATGAAGTCACTTCGGCCCTCGACCAACTGGTGGCTGAAGGCGTGCTGAAACTGCTCAATCGCATCCAGCAGCAACTGGGCGTGGCCTACCTGTTTATCACCCACGACGTCGCCACCGTGCGCGCCATCGCCGATGAGGTGGTGGTGATGCAGCGGGGCAGGGTGGTGGACCAGGGCAGCCGCAGCGCCATTTTCACCCCGCCGTATCAGGACTACACCGGCCTGCTGTTTTCATCGGAACCGGAAATGGACCCGGACTGGCTCGACCATTTGCTGGCCCAACGGGCCGCGCCCACCGTTTGA
- a CDS encoding acetate--CoA ligase family protein has product MSQAIRDNLKRLLAPRHLAFVGGRSMARALKRCADGGFDGQMWLVNPQHDSLDGIPCVRRIADLPCGPDAVFIATNRELTLTCVAELAAIDTGGAICYASGFAETGAGGAALQQQLLSAAGEMALLGPNCYGLLDYLHSAALWPVAHGGKAVEKGVAVLTQSGNFAYNLSMSDRSLPVAYMASVGNQAQLGVAELMDVLLDEPRVTAIGLHLEGLKNVPGFARAAHKALEKGIPVIALKTGVSQIGAELALSHTSSLSGSDALYDSLFARLGVIRVSGPVSFVETLKAAACGNLPKGNSLIALACSGGDAGLIADYAERNHLTLPKLDEDQRGELAHVLPSYANLVNPLDFTTAIWGDRESLNAMLDTALRTDADAAMLVLDYPAPFTGERKECDLLLELFCTALSRHGKTGFVTSAFPELLPAHARDRLHAQGIAALQGVEDALAAWGRVADYQHNRRVLLARGESMLEPLCPKSLEGQGLALDEWASKQALRAFGLNTPAAVLSTPGRAIEDAQLLGYPLVLKAVSADLPHKTEAGAVALNLQDGFALTAALEQMRGQIAAYAPGVVFDQLLLEAMATPPLAELIVGIKRENEFGLALVIGAGGILVELLKDSRSLLLPTTDDAIRHAVLSLRSAALLQGFRGREMADMDALVAAIRAVADYACANAGQLLELDVNPLLVGAQGATAVDALIRLGEHHAR; this is encoded by the coding sequence ATGTCCCAGGCTATTCGCGACAACCTCAAGCGCCTGCTGGCGCCACGGCACCTGGCGTTTGTCGGCGGGCGCAGTATGGCCCGCGCGCTCAAGCGCTGCGCCGACGGCGGTTTTGACGGGCAGATGTGGCTGGTCAACCCGCAGCACGACAGTCTTGATGGCATTCCCTGCGTGCGCCGCATCGCCGACCTGCCGTGCGGTCCGGACGCCGTATTTATCGCCACCAACCGCGAGCTGACCTTGACCTGCGTGGCCGAGCTGGCCGCCATCGACACCGGCGGTGCGATTTGCTACGCCTCGGGGTTTGCCGAGACCGGCGCCGGCGGCGCTGCCTTGCAACAGCAGTTGCTGAGTGCCGCGGGCGAGATGGCGTTGCTCGGCCCCAATTGCTATGGCCTGCTCGACTACTTGCACAGCGCGGCGCTGTGGCCGGTGGCCCATGGCGGCAAGGCAGTGGAGAAGGGCGTGGCCGTGCTGACCCAGAGCGGCAACTTTGCCTACAACCTGTCGATGAGCGACCGCTCGCTGCCGGTGGCTTATATGGCTTCGGTCGGCAACCAGGCGCAATTGGGTGTGGCCGAGTTGATGGACGTGTTGCTCGACGAGCCGCGTGTCACCGCCATCGGCCTGCACCTGGAAGGCTTGAAAAATGTGCCCGGGTTTGCCCGTGCGGCGCACAAGGCGCTGGAAAAGGGCATCCCGGTCATCGCGTTGAAAACCGGGGTGTCACAGATTGGCGCCGAGCTTGCGCTGAGCCATACCAGCTCGCTGTCCGGCTCCGATGCGTTGTATGACAGCCTGTTTGCGCGACTCGGGGTGATCCGCGTCAGCGGCCCGGTGAGTTTTGTCGAAACCCTCAAGGCCGCCGCGTGCGGCAACCTGCCCAAAGGCAACAGCCTGATCGCGCTGGCCTGCTCCGGCGGGGACGCCGGGCTGATCGCCGACTACGCCGAACGCAACCACCTGACCCTGCCCAAGCTCGACGAAGACCAGCGCGGCGAGTTGGCGCACGTGCTGCCGAGCTACGCCAACCTGGTCAACCCGCTGGACTTCACCACCGCCATCTGGGGCGACCGCGAATCGCTGAACGCCATGCTCGACACGGCTCTGCGCACCGACGCCGATGCCGCCATGCTGGTGCTGGATTACCCGGCGCCCTTTACCGGTGAGCGCAAGGAATGCGACCTGCTGCTCGAGCTGTTTTGCACGGCGCTCAGCCGCCATGGCAAAACCGGTTTTGTGACCTCGGCCTTTCCCGAATTGCTGCCGGCGCACGCCCGTGACCGCTTGCATGCCCAGGGCATTGCCGCGTTGCAAGGCGTTGAAGATGCACTCGCCGCCTGGGGCCGGGTTGCTGACTATCAACACAACCGGCGCGTGCTGCTGGCGCGGGGCGAGTCGATGCTCGAACCGCTGTGTCCGAAAAGCCTTGAAGGGCAGGGCCTGGCGCTGGATGAATGGGCGTCCAAACAAGCACTGCGTGCCTTTGGCCTGAACACGCCGGCCGCCGTGCTCAGTACTCCGGGGCGAGCCATCGAGGATGCGCAGCTGTTGGGCTACCCCTTGGTACTCAAGGCCGTCAGTGCCGACCTGCCGCACAAAACCGAAGCCGGTGCCGTGGCGCTCAACCTGCAGGACGGCTTCGCGCTGACCGCTGCGCTCGAGCAGATGCGCGGGCAAATCGCCGCGTATGCGCCGGGCGTCGTGTTTGATCAGTTGTTGCTGGAAGCCATGGCCACGCCACCGCTCGCCGAGTTGATCGTAGGCATCAAGCGCGAAAATGAGTTTGGCCTCGCGCTGGTCATCGGCGCGGGCGGCATCCTGGTGGAGTTGCTCAAGGACAGCCGCAGCCTGCTGTTGCCGACCACCGACGATGCCATCCGCCACGCCGTGCTCAGCTTGCGCAGCGCCGCGCTGCTGCAGGGGTTTCGCGGGCGCGAAATGGCGGACATGGATGCCTTGGTCGCGGCAATCCGCGCAGTGGCCGACTACGCCTGCGCCAACGCCGGGCAGTTGCTGGAGCTGGATGTGAACCCGTTGCTGGTCGGTGCGCAGGGCGCCACGGCGGTCGATGCATTGATTCGTCTAGGAGAACACCATGCACGATAA